One segment of Enterobacter ludwigii DNA contains the following:
- a CDS encoding PTS sugar transporter subunit IIC — MSETKITPHMQSFVDRFVEFSARLANQVHLRSLRDAFATVMPIFILAGLAVLVNNVVFPWIFEGDTLAHFKVWGEAIINGTLNIAALLLAPMIAWSLARNKDFDNPVSAVVIAISSFIIMMPMRLQLTPVGSDATVSVTQVLTFSNIGSTGIFAGVLIGLLSTELFIAISRLKALHISLGENVPPAVSKSFTALIPTILTLSLFAILAALLANVLHTDLIHLITTFIQQPLRLINTSLPGTIFIYSFGNFLFTLGIHQSVVNSVVLEPFLLINTNENMLAFANGQPVPHIINNIFVPTFGMVGGTGSTISLLIAIFIFSRQKSAKQVARLSLAPGLFNINEPVIFGLPIVFNLPLMIPFVLLPAIGIWFAWLCTTLGLMSRCVVMIPWTTPPILSAWLATAGDWRAVVVQLAIIVFGVFFYLPFLKIAERVALKNSGTEN; from the coding sequence ATGTCTGAAACAAAAATAACACCGCATATGCAGTCTTTTGTCGACAGATTTGTTGAGTTCTCGGCGCGCCTGGCAAACCAGGTGCACCTGCGTTCCCTGCGCGATGCCTTCGCCACGGTCATGCCCATTTTCATCCTTGCCGGTCTGGCGGTGCTGGTGAATAACGTGGTATTTCCATGGATTTTTGAAGGCGACACGCTGGCGCATTTTAAGGTGTGGGGCGAGGCGATTATTAACGGTACGCTGAATATCGCCGCGCTGTTGCTGGCACCGATGATTGCCTGGTCGCTGGCACGCAACAAAGACTTCGACAACCCGGTCTCGGCAGTGGTTATCGCCATCAGCAGTTTTATCATTATGATGCCGATGCGCTTACAGCTCACGCCCGTCGGCAGCGACGCCACGGTGAGCGTCACGCAGGTGCTGACGTTCTCCAATATTGGCTCAACCGGCATTTTTGCCGGGGTGCTGATTGGTCTGCTCTCAACGGAACTGTTTATCGCCATTTCTCGTCTGAAAGCGCTGCACATTTCTTTAGGTGAAAATGTACCGCCGGCGGTCAGTAAATCGTTTACCGCGCTGATCCCGACGATCCTGACGCTTTCCCTGTTTGCCATACTGGCCGCGCTTCTGGCGAACGTGTTGCACACGGATCTCATCCATCTGATCACCACTTTTATTCAGCAGCCGCTGCGCCTGATCAACACCAGCCTGCCGGGCACGATTTTTATCTATAGCTTTGGTAACTTCCTGTTCACGCTTGGGATCCATCAGTCGGTGGTTAACAGCGTGGTGCTGGAGCCGTTTCTGCTGATCAACACCAACGAGAATATGCTGGCCTTTGCCAACGGTCAGCCTGTCCCACATATCATCAATAATATCTTTGTACCGACCTTTGGTATGGTGGGGGGCACCGGCAGCACGATTTCCCTGTTGATTGCCATTTTCATCTTCTCACGGCAAAAATCGGCGAAACAGGTGGCCCGTTTGTCGCTGGCGCCGGGCCTGTTTAACATCAACGAGCCGGTCATTTTTGGCCTGCCGATTGTGTTCAACCTGCCGCTGATGATCCCCTTTGTGCTGCTACCTGCCATAGGTATCTGGTTTGCGTGGCTCTGTACTACCCTGGGGTTAATGTCGCGCTGTGTGGTTATGATCCCGTGGACAACCCCGCCCATTCTGAGCGCCTGGCTGGCAACGGCAGGGGACTGGCGCGCCGTGGTCGTGCAGTTGGCAATCATTGTATTTGGTGTATTCTTCTACCTGCCTTTCCTCAAAATTGCCGAGAGAGTGGCATTAAAAAACAGCGGGACAGAAAACTAA
- a CDS encoding ABC-F family ATPase, producing the protein MLVTSNVTMQFGSKPLFENISVKFGGGNRYGLIGANGSGKSTFMKILGGDLEPTLGNVSLDPNERIGKLRQDQFAFEEFTVLDTVIMGHAELWEVKQERDRIYALAEMSEEDGYKVADLEVLYGEMDGYSAEARAGELLLGVGIPVEQHYGPMSEVAPGWKLRVLLAQALFSNPDILLLDEPTNNLDIDTIRWLEQTLNDRDSTMIIISHDRHFLNMVCTHMADLDYGELRVYPGNYDEYMTAATQARERLLADNAKKKAQIADLQSFVSRFSANASKSRQATSRARQIDKIKLDEVKASSRQNPFIRFEQDKKLFRNALEVEALAKGFENGPLFKNFNLLLEVGEKIAILGANGVGKSTLLKTLVGELQPDNGTVKWSENAQIGYYAQDHEYEFENDLTVFDWMSQWKQEGDDEQAVRSILGRLLFSQDDIKKPAKVLSGGEKGRMLFGKLMMEKPNILVMDEPTNHLDMESIESLNMALEMYQGTLIFVSHDREFVSSLATRVIEITPERVVDFTGNYEDYLRSKGIES; encoded by the coding sequence GTGTTAGTTACCAGCAACGTCACTATGCAGTTTGGCAGTAAGCCGCTGTTCGAAAACATTTCCGTCAAATTTGGCGGCGGCAACCGTTACGGCCTGATTGGCGCCAACGGTAGCGGTAAATCTACTTTTATGAAAATCCTCGGCGGTGATTTAGAGCCGACGCTGGGCAACGTTTCGCTCGATCCAAACGAGCGCATCGGTAAGCTGCGTCAGGATCAGTTCGCCTTTGAAGAGTTCACCGTCCTTGACACCGTTATCATGGGACACGCGGAGCTGTGGGAAGTGAAGCAGGAGCGCGATCGCATCTACGCTCTGGCGGAGATGAGTGAAGAAGATGGCTACAAAGTGGCCGATCTCGAAGTGCTGTACGGCGAAATGGATGGCTACTCTGCGGAAGCGCGTGCGGGCGAGCTGCTGCTGGGTGTGGGTATTCCGGTAGAACAACATTACGGCCCGATGAGCGAAGTCGCGCCAGGCTGGAAACTGCGTGTTCTGCTGGCGCAGGCGCTGTTCTCCAATCCGGATATCCTGCTGCTTGACGAACCAACGAACAACCTGGACATCGACACCATCCGCTGGCTGGAGCAGACGCTGAACGATCGCGACAGCACCATGATCATCATCTCGCACGACCGTCACTTCCTGAACATGGTGTGTACACACATGGCGGACCTGGACTACGGCGAGCTGCGCGTTTATCCGGGCAACTACGATGAGTACATGACGGCAGCCACGCAGGCGCGTGAACGTCTGCTGGCGGATAACGCCAAGAAGAAAGCCCAGATTGCTGATCTGCAGTCTTTCGTCAGCCGCTTCAGCGCGAACGCCTCCAAATCTCGCCAGGCGACCTCTCGTGCGCGCCAGATTGACAAGATCAAGCTTGATGAAGTGAAAGCGTCCAGCCGTCAGAACCCATTCATCCGCTTCGAGCAGGACAAGAAACTGTTCCGTAATGCGCTGGAAGTGGAAGCCCTGGCTAAAGGTTTTGAAAACGGTCCGCTGTTTAAAAACTTTAACCTGCTGCTGGAAGTGGGCGAGAAGATCGCCATTCTGGGTGCCAACGGCGTGGGTAAATCCACCCTGCTGAAAACCCTGGTCGGCGAACTGCAGCCAGATAACGGTACCGTGAAGTGGTCTGAAAACGCGCAGATTGGTTACTACGCACAGGACCATGAATACGAGTTCGAAAACGACCTGACCGTCTTCGACTGGATGAGCCAGTGGAAGCAGGAAGGCGATGACGAGCAGGCGGTGCGCAGCATTCTGGGTCGTCTGCTGTTCAGTCAGGACGACATCAAGAAGCCTGCTAAAGTGCTGTCCGGTGGTGAAAAAGGGCGCATGCTGTTCGGCAAGCTGATGATGGAAAAACCCAATATCCTGGTGATGGATGAACCGACTAACCACCTGGATATGGAATCTATCGAATCGCTGAACATGGCGCTGGAGATGTATCAGGGGACCCTGATCTTCGTCTCTCACGACCGTGAATTCGTCAGCTCGCTGGCGACCCGCGTGATCGAAATTACGCCTGAGCGCGTGGTGGACTTCACCGGTAACTACGAAGATTACCTGCGCAGTAAAGGTATCGAGAGTTAA
- a CDS encoding GntR family transcriptional regulator produces the protein MAAKYITIAREIKKRIISQQYAANEPLPDQFALAAEFSTSRMTIQQAIRQLIVEGLIYTRQGQGTFIRKNFLQLSQWDLSGSDYFGATKTWEHLGTVSSVVVHFELRFPNEKEQASLMINADAPVYDFVRLRLLNGEPMSLDSTVMPLNLVPGLNKSHLEGSVFRYVQETLGLKIMGSYRVVRALKPNALDMQHLICEQTDPVLEVEQVIYLEDGTPLEYAHCHYRYDHGGIVIVNNG, from the coding sequence ATGGCGGCGAAGTACATCACCATAGCGCGGGAAATTAAGAAACGCATTATTAGCCAGCAATACGCCGCCAACGAACCGCTCCCGGACCAGTTTGCCCTGGCGGCGGAGTTCAGCACCAGCCGGATGACCATACAACAGGCCATACGCCAGTTAATTGTGGAAGGGCTGATCTATACCCGTCAGGGGCAGGGGACGTTTATCCGCAAAAATTTCCTGCAACTCTCGCAGTGGGATCTTTCCGGCAGCGACTACTTCGGCGCAACAAAAACCTGGGAGCATCTGGGCACCGTTTCCAGCGTCGTGGTCCATTTCGAGCTGCGCTTTCCAAACGAGAAGGAGCAGGCCTCGCTGATGATTAACGCCGATGCGCCTGTCTATGACTTTGTTCGGCTGCGTCTGCTCAACGGTGAGCCGATGTCGCTGGACTCCACCGTAATGCCGCTTAATCTGGTGCCCGGTCTGAATAAAAGCCATCTTGAAGGCTCCGTGTTCCGCTACGTGCAGGAGACGCTGGGGCTGAAAATTATGGGGTCGTACCGGGTGGTGCGGGCGCTAAAGCCGAACGCGCTGGATATGCAACACCTTATCTGCGAGCAGACCGATCCGGTGCTGGAGGTGGAGCAGGTTATCTATCTGGAGGATGGCACACCGCTTGAGTATGCCCACTGTCACTACCGTTACGACCACGGTGGGATAGTTATCGTCAATAACGGATAA
- the ldtB gene encoding L,D-transpeptidase, translating to MNMKLTTLFAAALAVVGFCKTASAVTYPLPTDGSRLVGQNQVVTVPEGNAQPLEYFAAQYQLGLSNMLEANPGVDPYLPKAGTVLNIPQQLILPDTVHEGIVINSAEMRLYYYPKGTNTVIVLPIGIGQLGKDTPMNWTTKVERKKAGPTWTPTAKMHAEYIAAGEPLPAVVPAGPDNPMGLYALYIGRLYAIHGTNANFGIGLRVSHGCVRLRNEDIKFLFENVPVGTRVQFINEPVKATSEPDGSRYIEVHNPLSTSEDQINNNEIVPVTLNSAVQSVTSQPDVETAIVDQAVQNRSGMPVRLN from the coding sequence ATGAACATGAAATTAACAACGCTTTTTGCGGCGGCGTTAGCCGTAGTAGGTTTTTGCAAAACCGCTTCTGCGGTGACTTATCCGCTGCCGACAGACGGTAGCCGTCTGGTTGGTCAAAACCAGGTGGTCACGGTGCCTGAAGGTAACGCTCAGCCACTGGAATATTTCGCGGCGCAGTACCAGTTGGGCCTGTCTAACATGCTGGAAGCGAATCCGGGTGTTGACCCGTATCTGCCTAAAGCCGGTACCGTGCTGAACATTCCTCAGCAGCTGATTCTGCCGGATACCGTCCATGAAGGTATCGTCATCAACAGCGCGGAAATGCGTCTGTATTACTACCCGAAAGGCACCAACACGGTTATCGTGCTGCCAATCGGTATCGGCCAGCTGGGTAAAGACACCCCAATGAACTGGACGACCAAAGTTGAGCGTAAGAAAGCAGGCCCAACCTGGACGCCAACCGCCAAAATGCACGCAGAGTACATCGCTGCGGGTGAACCCCTGCCAGCCGTTGTACCGGCAGGCCCGGATAACCCTATGGGTCTGTACGCACTGTACATTGGCCGTCTGTACGCGATTCACGGGACCAACGCCAACTTCGGTATCGGCCTGCGCGTAAGCCACGGCTGCGTACGTCTGCGTAACGAAGACATCAAATTCCTGTTCGAAAACGTGCCGGTCGGTACCCGCGTCCAGTTCATCAACGAACCGGTTAAAGCGACGTCTGAGCCGGATGGCAGCCGTTACATTGAAGTACATAACCCGCTGTCCACCAGCGAAGACCAGATCAACAACAACGAAATCGTTCCGGTTACGCTGAACAGCGCGGTGCAGTCCGTGACCTCTCAGCCGGATGTAGAGACAGCGATTGTTGACCAGGCCGTTCAGAACCGTTCTGGTATGCCAGTGCGTCTGAACTGA